In Mariluticola halotolerans, one DNA window encodes the following:
- a CDS encoding ABC transporter ATP-binding protein yields the protein MSAQTLLSIEGLKKTFAVSSGLFGRSLTLTALEDITFSVSRGETLGIVGESGCGKSTLGRCILQLLTPDTGKVVWLGNDLTQAPAEEMRRHRRDLQIIFQDPLASLNPRMTVGDIIADPLRTLMPELPVRERRARVLRMMEAVGLLPEMINRYPHEFSGGQAQRIGIARALITEPKLIVCDEPVSALDVSIQAQILNLLSELKDEFGLTLVFISHDLSVVRHVSDRIMVLYLGRIVELAAGDVLYQAPRHPYTQTLLSAVPIPDPVKARARDIEALTGEIPSPINPPSGCTFRTRCRHARDICAELRPPLTNASGDHQIACHRWEEIAGLVDTSG from the coding sequence ATGAGCGCGCAAACACTGCTCAGCATTGAGGGGCTGAAGAAAACCTTTGCCGTTTCCAGCGGCCTTTTTGGCCGTTCGCTGACCCTGACCGCGCTTGAGGATATTACCTTTTCGGTCAGCCGGGGCGAAACCCTCGGGATTGTGGGTGAAAGCGGGTGCGGCAAGTCTACGCTGGGCCGATGCATCCTGCAGCTATTGACGCCGGATACCGGCAAGGTGGTCTGGCTGGGCAATGATCTTACCCAGGCGCCTGCAGAAGAAATGCGCCGGCACAGGCGTGACCTGCAGATTATTTTCCAGGATCCGCTGGCCTCGCTCAACCCACGCATGACCGTGGGCGATATCATCGCTGATCCCTTGCGGACATTGATGCCTGAGCTTCCGGTGCGTGAGCGGCGGGCGCGCGTGTTGCGGATGATGGAGGCGGTGGGGCTATTGCCCGAAATGATCAATCGTTATCCGCACGAATTCTCCGGCGGGCAGGCCCAGCGCATCGGCATTGCCCGGGCATTGATCACCGAGCCGAAGCTGATCGTGTGCGATGAGCCGGTGTCGGCGCTTGACGTCTCCATCCAGGCGCAGATTCTCAACCTGCTCAGTGAATTGAAGGATGAATTCGGGCTGACGCTGGTGTTCATCAGCCATGACCTGTCGGTCGTGCGCCATGTCAGCGACCGTATCATGGTGCTTTATCTGGGACGTATCGTTGAACTGGCGGCGGGTGATGTGCTGTATCAGGCCCCGCGGCACCCCTATACCCAGACCCTTTTGAGCGCTGTGCCGATTCCCGATCCGGTGAAAGCGCGCGCGCGCGACATTGAAGCGCTCACCGGTGAAATTCCCTCACCGATCAACCCGCCATCGGGCTGCACGTTCCGGACCCGGTGCCGTCATGCGCGGGATATCTGTGCCGAGCTCAGACCGCCGCTGACCAATGCTTCAGGTGATCATCAGATCGCGTGTCATCGCTGGGAAGAGATTGCCGGACTTGTCGATACGTCCGGCTGA